Part of the Pseudomonadota bacterium genome is shown below.
CGACGCCGAGAGCTTCGCGGCGGTCGGACCGCGCTTCGTGGAGTTCCTCCTGCATGCGCCCGACGGGGAGGAGCCGATCCTGTGCGGCTACAACGCGCCCGGCTTCGACGTGCCGTTCATCAACGCGGAGCTTGGGAGCGATCCTCGAAAAGCGCGGGATAGCGATCGTGGCGAGCGCGGGGGAGCGCGGGGTTCGGTTATTTGCCCGGGGGCTCCGGACAGCATAACCGTGTGATCGACGACGCCCCCAAAGACGACA
Proteins encoded:
- a CDS encoding 3'-5' exonuclease, whose amino-acid sequence is MSGGSDRGAGLLERTIFSFDTETTGLDPIEDRIVQIGGVFLRRGELVGPRRSSLVNPGVPIPPDVTAIHGITDADVADAESFAAVGPRFVEFLLHAPDGEEPILCGYNAPGFDVPFINAELGSDPRKARDSDRGERGGARGSVICPGAPDSITV